From the Leptotrichia sp. oral taxon 221 genome, one window contains:
- a CDS encoding triacylglycerol lipase, producing the protein MKGVVMKNVLAVIGLPLLVGFTLRAGILTHEFKVEEFGNINTTDKDIVVFIHGIYGKLDDLSYIKGKMEEKGYAGISIQYPTTKEDIQGMVEKYINPEIDGELKKLEQVNERRLNEGKSKLKMNFVVHSLGSVVLRHKLKESKIDELGKVVFISPPSHGSSIADNIFSEALSPILGKAVRQIKVNENSFVNQLGEPDYDCYVIIGNKTNNPLYSLMIKGKDDGMVPIETARLKNCRFKVIDGKTHTSILKSDEVVKEILEYFSDDRK; encoded by the coding sequence ATGAAAGGAGTAGTAATGAAAAATGTATTAGCGGTAATTGGTTTACCATTGTTAGTGGGATTTACACTTAGAGCGGGAATATTGACTCATGAATTTAAAGTGGAAGAGTTTGGAAATATTAATACGACTGATAAAGATATCGTTGTGTTTATTCATGGTATTTATGGAAAATTGGATGATTTATCGTACATTAAGGGGAAGATGGAAGAAAAAGGATATGCAGGAATTAGTATTCAGTATCCGACAACGAAGGAAGATATTCAAGGAATGGTTGAAAAATATATTAATCCAGAAATTGATGGAGAATTGAAGAAATTAGAGCAAGTGAATGAGAGAAGATTAAATGAAGGCAAATCAAAATTAAAAATGAATTTTGTAGTTCATTCACTAGGATCAGTTGTTTTGCGACATAAATTGAAAGAGAGTAAAATCGATGAATTGGGAAAAGTTGTATTTATTTCTCCGCCTTCTCATGGAAGTTCTATAGCCGATAATATTTTTTCTGAAGCATTGAGTCCAATTTTAGGAAAAGCCGTGAGACAAATAAAAGTTAATGAAAATAGTTTTGTGAATCAGCTAGGCGAACCAGATTACGATTGTTATGTAATTATTGGAAATAAAACAAATAATCCTTTGTATTCGCTTATGATAAAAGGAAAAGATGACGGTATGGTTCCAATTGAAACTGCTCGATTGAAAAATTGTCGTTTTAAAGTGATTGACGGGAAAACTCATACAAGCATTTTAAAATCAGACGAGGTTGTAAAAGAAATTTTAGAATATTTTTCTGATGATAGAAAATAA
- a CDS encoding glycosyltransferase family 2 protein, with protein sequence MKFTIFTPTYNRENLLKKLYESLKKQTFKDFEWVIVDDGSTDNTGKIVEEFQREKILDIKYFYKENGGKQRAYNFGVEKAQGELFVCLDSDDEYVENGLEKILEYWEELKKSEKISFDKIAGMGYLSIYPDGKIIGTKFPENKMIASQFDIYNKFGVKGDKGLMFKTEVIKKYPFPVFEGEKFTTEAVVYNRISERYKMFYVNEKIEIKEYQNDGLTSKYNDLLLRNPRGQALYHNERNRHKMSFKEKILNNAVYYKFCKVAGYNFSKIWKANEAKMFLFLALPIGIYMVSKVTRK encoded by the coding sequence ATGAAATTTACAATATTTACTCCAACATATAATCGTGAAAATTTATTGAAAAAATTGTATGAATCGTTGAAAAAACAGACTTTTAAGGATTTTGAGTGGGTGATTGTCGATGATGGTTCGACAGACAATACTGGGAAAATTGTGGAAGAGTTTCAGCGAGAAAAGATTTTGGATATTAAGTATTTTTATAAGGAAAATGGGGGGAAACAAAGAGCATATAATTTTGGAGTGGAAAAGGCACAAGGAGAATTATTTGTGTGTTTGGATTCTGATGATGAGTATGTGGAAAATGGACTTGAAAAGATTTTAGAATATTGGGAAGAGTTGAAAAAATCAGAGAAAATAAGTTTTGATAAAATTGCTGGAATGGGCTATTTATCGATATATCCTGATGGAAAAATTATTGGAACGAAATTTCCTGAAAATAAAATGATTGCGTCTCAATTTGATATTTATAATAAGTTTGGCGTGAAGGGCGACAAAGGGTTGATGTTTAAGACGGAAGTTATAAAAAAATATCCGTTTCCAGTATTTGAAGGCGAAAAATTTACGACGGAAGCGGTTGTTTATAATAGAATTTCTGAGAGATATAAAATGTTTTATGTGAATGAAAAAATTGAGATAAAAGAATATCAAAATGATGGTTTGACTTCTAAATATAATGATTTGTTGTTGAGAAATCCGAGAGGACAGGCATTGTATCATAATGAGAGAAATAGGCATAAAATGAGTTTTAAAGAAAAAATTTTGAATAATGCAGTTTATTATAAATTTTGTAAAGTTGCAGGATATAATTTTAGTAAAATATGGAAAGCGAATGAAGCAAAAATGTTTTTGTTTTTAGCATTACCGATTGGAATTTATATGGTTTCAAAGGTTACGAGAAAATAA
- the nspC gene encoding carboxynorspermidine decarboxylase — MAKNKYIDIDITNLPTPSFLVDERLLKRNLKILKDVKDRTGCKILLAQKGFSMFYFYPLIGHYLDGTTASSLFEAKLGYEEMEKKFTKKKLETHIFNPSYRDDEFDEILDITNHIVFNSFAQWNKFKGRVQEKIKATGKHISCGLRVNPEFSEVETEIYNPAGRYSRFGVTIENFKEDELEGLEGLHFHTLCEQNSDALENVLKVFEEKFGKYLHGMKWVNFGGGHHVTRKDYDVEKLIKCINHIKETYNVQVYLEPGEAVALNTGFLVSEVLDITKNEMDILLLDTSASCHMPDVIEMPYRPFIFGSGLPNEKKYTYRLGGPTCLAGDIVGDYSFDEPVKVGDKLIFTDMAHYSMVKTNTFNGINLPSIAVYTEKDGLKVIRTFKYEDFKNRLS, encoded by the coding sequence ATGGCAAAAAATAAATATATTGATATAGATATTACAAATCTGCCGACACCGTCGTTTTTGGTGGATGAGAGACTGTTGAAAAGAAATTTGAAAATTTTAAAAGATGTTAAGGATAGAACAGGATGTAAGATTTTGTTGGCACAAAAAGGATTTTCGATGTTTTACTTTTATCCGTTGATTGGACATTATTTAGATGGAACTACGGCAAGTTCGCTTTTTGAGGCAAAATTAGGATATGAGGAAATGGAGAAAAAATTTACTAAGAAAAAATTGGAAACTCACATTTTTAATCCGTCTTATCGTGATGATGAATTTGATGAAATTTTGGATATTACGAATCATATTGTGTTTAATTCGTTTGCACAATGGAATAAATTTAAGGGAAGAGTTCAAGAGAAAATAAAAGCGACTGGAAAACATATAAGTTGTGGATTACGTGTAAATCCTGAATTTTCAGAAGTTGAGACAGAAATTTATAATCCTGCAGGGAGATATTCGAGATTTGGAGTAACGATTGAGAATTTTAAGGAAGATGAGTTAGAAGGATTGGAAGGATTGCATTTTCATACTTTGTGTGAGCAAAATTCTGACGCATTGGAAAATGTTTTGAAAGTTTTTGAGGAAAAATTTGGGAAATATTTACATGGAATGAAATGGGTAAATTTTGGTGGTGGACATCATGTTACACGTAAAGATTACGATGTAGAAAAACTTATAAAATGTATAAATCATATAAAAGAAACTTACAATGTGCAAGTTTACTTGGAGCCAGGAGAAGCTGTTGCGTTGAATACAGGATTCTTGGTATCGGAAGTTTTAGATATTACAAAAAATGAGATGGATATTTTGTTGCTTGATACGTCGGCTTCGTGTCATATGCCAGATGTTATTGAAATGCCTTACAGACCGTTTATATTCGGTTCAGGATTGCCTAATGAGAAAAAATATACTTATAGATTAGGTGGGCCTACATGCTTGGCAGGAGATATTGTTGGAGATTATTCATTTGATGAGCCTGTAAAAGTTGGAGATAAATTGATTTTTACAGATATGGCACACTACAGCATGGTAAAAACAAATACTTTTAATGGAATAAACTTGCCGTCAATTGCAGTTTATACTGAAAAAGATGGATTGAAAGTAATACGAACATTTAAGTATGAGGATTTTAAAAATAGACTTTCGTAA
- a CDS encoding U32 family peptidase gives MNIVAPAGNYEKLEAAIKAGANEVFFGLRGFGARRNNQNLAINEVLDAIDYAHSRGIMTSMTLNTILKDTEINSMYNNVKRVYEHGIDAVIVQDLGFIKFIKENFPGLRVHGSTQMTVANHVEAKKLEELGLDRVVLARELSFEEIKSIREKTNVELEIFVSGSLCISYSGNCYISSFIGGRSGNRGLCAYSCRKKFTDEKGKEAYFLSPNDQLLQAKEINMLKEIGIEGIKVEGRKKSSEYVFETVSYYDNILKGTPRPTESYKLFNRGYSKGYFYLDNKLMNFKYSSNFGYFLGVRIGETNNFRIDDDLILGDGVQFVDENFEAISGEYVNKIIFNGEKVQKAQKNDTISIGKLPKGTKYIYKNYSKEINDRIIHNIKVSKRFSTIAGELIAKKGKELELKFEIENIRGQKIVAVAKGDILEQDAKRVITKEQIAEKLGELGDTSFELGNISIDYDGTTFIPFSELKALKRECVAQLQEKLLQSYRRKAPEKKEYHFENKSETVTPIFSALVSNEEQERACREAGIEKIYHKQYDVAKEKNLGKIKVDTNLASNLYQAIMGEKNGLKGQSLDWNLNIFNNHTIEMFSRFPNIETVFISPELNHRQLRNIKSDKVKKGLVIYGYLKGMYIEHKIFDEEYKELEGEFYDKYKVLKNDLNNIELYLDKPMNLIPKLDEILECNFDELRLDFTFESPEEVREIIGSLETRKGKYNPYAFENGVL, from the coding sequence ATGAATATAGTTGCACCAGCTGGAAACTATGAAAAACTAGAAGCAGCAATAAAAGCAGGAGCAAACGAAGTATTTTTTGGATTAAGAGGATTTGGAGCTAGAAGAAATAATCAAAATCTTGCGATAAATGAAGTGCTGGATGCGATTGATTACGCTCACTCGCGAGGAATTATGACTTCGATGACATTAAATACGATATTAAAAGATACAGAAATAAATAGTATGTACAATAATGTAAAAAGAGTTTACGAACATGGAATTGATGCAGTAATTGTTCAGGATTTAGGATTTATAAAATTTATAAAAGAGAATTTTCCAGGGTTGAGAGTCCATGGAAGTACACAAATGACGGTTGCTAATCATGTTGAAGCGAAAAAACTGGAAGAATTAGGGTTGGATCGTGTTGTTTTGGCGAGAGAATTGTCGTTTGAGGAGATAAAAAGTATTCGAGAGAAGACGAATGTTGAGTTAGAGATTTTTGTGTCTGGATCGCTTTGTATTTCGTATTCAGGAAATTGCTACATCAGTAGTTTTATTGGAGGAAGAAGTGGAAATAGAGGACTTTGTGCGTATTCTTGCAGAAAAAAATTTACTGATGAGAAAGGGAAAGAGGCATATTTTTTGAGTCCAAATGACCAGTTGTTACAGGCGAAGGAAATTAATATGCTAAAAGAAATTGGTATTGAAGGAATAAAAGTAGAAGGGCGTAAAAAATCTAGTGAGTATGTATTTGAAACAGTGAGTTATTATGATAATATTTTGAAGGGGACACCAAGACCTACAGAAAGTTACAAATTATTTAATCGAGGATATTCAAAAGGATATTTTTATTTGGATAACAAACTTATGAACTTTAAGTATTCATCTAATTTTGGGTACTTTTTAGGAGTGAGAATTGGTGAGACGAATAATTTTAGAATTGATGATGACTTGATTTTAGGAGATGGAGTTCAGTTTGTAGATGAAAACTTTGAGGCGATTTCGGGAGAATATGTAAACAAAATAATTTTCAATGGAGAAAAAGTTCAAAAAGCTCAGAAAAATGATACGATTTCGATTGGAAAATTGCCGAAAGGAACAAAATATATTTATAAAAATTATTCTAAAGAGATAAATGATAGAATTATTCATAATATAAAGGTTTCAAAGAGATTTTCAACGATAGCTGGGGAATTGATTGCTAAAAAAGGAAAAGAGTTGGAATTGAAATTTGAAATTGAGAATATAAGGGGTCAGAAGATTGTGGCTGTTGCAAAAGGAGATATTTTGGAGCAAGATGCCAAGAGAGTGATAACGAAAGAACAGATTGCAGAAAAATTAGGAGAATTGGGTGATACGTCGTTTGAGTTGGGGAATATTTCGATTGACTATGATGGGACAACATTTATTCCATTTAGTGAGTTGAAGGCTTTGAAACGGGAATGTGTGGCTCAATTACAGGAAAAATTGTTGCAATCGTATAGAAGAAAGGCACCTGAAAAGAAAGAATATCATTTTGAGAATAAATCAGAGACTGTAACGCCAATATTTTCGGCATTAGTGTCAAATGAAGAGCAAGAGAGAGCTTGTCGTGAGGCTGGAATTGAAAAGATTTATCATAAACAGTATGATGTTGCAAAAGAGAAAAATTTAGGAAAGATAAAAGTGGATACTAATTTGGCTTCAAACTTGTATCAGGCGATTATGGGAGAGAAAAATGGTTTGAAGGGACAGTCGCTTGACTGGAATTTGAATATTTTCAATAATCATACAATAGAAATGTTTTCGAGATTTCCAAATATAGAAACAGTTTTTATTTCGCCTGAGTTGAATCATCGACAATTGAGAAATATAAAATCAGATAAAGTAAAAAAAGGATTGGTAATTTACGGATATTTGAAGGGAATGTATATTGAGCATAAAATATTTGATGAGGAATATAAGGAGCTTGAGGGAGAATTTTACGACAAATATAAAGTTTTGAAAAATGATTTGAATAATATTGAGTTGTATTTGGATAAGCCGATGAATTTGATTCCTAAACTGGATGAAATTTTGGAATGTAACTTTGATGAATTGAGATTGGATTTCACTTTTGAGAGTCCAGAGGAAGTGCGAGAAATAATCGGAAGTTTGGAAACTAGAAAAGGTAAGTACAATCCTTATGCATTTGAAAATGGAGTGCTTTAA
- a CDS encoding alanine racemase gives MLIDLEISRNKIEKNLEKIKSINENIIYVLKDDAYGLGIENILPILIENGCNYYAVAYIEEALEIKKISREKFLKEVNVMMLNYTEVEDIRIAVENGIELTIYSLFQFREYEKIFSEILEEGKNNIKIHIKLNTGMNRLGFDGDEIEELCGILKRFQVRNENKRFLECDKKVEDVKTVENRGKLEIVSIFSHISDSENLEKTEAQVKKYEEFLKIFQNMGIDYRYTHLQASPLLFKYGKKYNYDFGRVGMAIYGMEPLSERVGLEQVINLHSKIISLRKVRKGEQVSYGNNGLLERDTVVAIVPIGYAHGLKKQIESSNSYILIKGEKAYILGEVCMDMILVDVTDIEGVSVGDKAVIIGVQGDEEITLLKMAKWANTIQDNILTNFDKSIRRKIVE, from the coding sequence ATGTTAATTGATTTAGAAATTAGTAGAAATAAAATAGAAAAAAATCTAGAAAAAATTAAAAGCATAAATGAAAATATCATTTATGTTTTGAAGGATGATGCTTACGGTTTGGGAATTGAGAATATTTTACCGATTTTGATTGAAAATGGGTGTAATTATTATGCGGTTGCTTATATCGAGGAGGCTTTGGAGATAAAAAAAATTTCGAGGGAAAAATTTTTGAAAGAAGTAAATGTTATGATGCTGAATTATACGGAAGTTGAAGATATTAGAATAGCTGTAGAAAATGGGATTGAATTGACGATTTACAGTCTTTTTCAGTTTCGAGAATATGAGAAAATTTTTAGTGAAATTTTGGAAGAGGGGAAAAATAATATAAAAATTCATATAAAGTTAAATACTGGAATGAATAGATTGGGATTTGATGGGGATGAAATAGAAGAATTGTGTGGTATTTTAAAAAGATTTCAAGTTAGAAATGAAAATAAGAGATTTTTGGAATGTGATAAAAAGGTAGAAGATGTTAAAACTGTTGAAAATAGAGGTAAGTTAGAGATTGTATCAATTTTTTCTCATATTTCTGACAGTGAAAATCTTGAGAAAACAGAGGCACAAGTTAAAAAGTATGAGGAATTTTTGAAAATTTTTCAAAATATGGGAATTGATTATAGATATACTCATTTACAGGCGAGTCCGTTGTTATTTAAGTATGGGAAAAAGTATAATTATGATTTTGGAAGAGTGGGAATGGCGATTTATGGGATGGAACCGCTTTCAGAAAGGGTTGGATTAGAGCAAGTGATAAATCTTCATTCAAAAATAATTAGTCTTCGTAAGGTTCGTAAGGGGGAGCAGGTTTCTTATGGAAATAATGGATTATTAGAGCGAGATACGGTTGTAGCGATTGTTCCGATTGGGTATGCACATGGGTTGAAAAAACAAATAGAATCAAGTAATTCATATATTTTGATAAAAGGGGAAAAGGCGTATATTTTGGGAGAGGTTTGCATGGATATGATTTTGGTTGATGTGACAGATATTGAGGGGGTTTCTGTAGGAGATAAAGCTGTAATTATTGGTGTTCAAGGTGATGAAGAAATAACGTTATTAAAAATGGCAAAATGGGCAAATACAATTCAAGATAATATTTTGACGAATTTTGATAAATCGATTAGGCGAAAAATTGTGGAATAG
- a CDS encoding O-antigen ligase, whose amino-acid sequence MKIANMTNDNYLRILYTLLGVSIFVHYWFVVLFTVLILIDLFFSGEYKKILKDRSLIVVEIVLGFSIVMAMIYDNWYGLIAIPILLCVMVGRYYTLIMESSTKKNNLELLCKVSVLPFVTGVIEYLITRKRAGYFAFHNPNYLGSVMMMIAVANLYFAFEKKSKWNFMIFFLNIATLILSGSRSALIGITVGVFVLFYYFFERKYFIATIVVLVSYIIGVIYGFFPFLREKSIIEYFWLRVDIIKIAIGIFEKTNILYGHGNFYYYKFTNFIYPHSHNALVESLLSYGVVGTLALLVVFLRYIYEIMRNNENNILKISLILGVIAHNSTDFVIFWIQTVLLFIMILSYTENNKRMKEYGIKIYSNHRKNKKEKGKEKDER is encoded by the coding sequence TTGAAAATAGCAAATATGACGAATGATAATTATTTACGAATATTGTATACGCTGTTAGGAGTATCGATTTTTGTCCATTATTGGTTTGTGGTACTTTTTACAGTTTTGATTTTGATAGATTTATTTTTTTCTGGCGAATATAAAAAAATATTGAAAGACAGATCTCTGATTGTAGTCGAAATAGTTTTAGGGTTTTCAATTGTGATGGCTATGATATATGACAACTGGTACGGATTGATAGCGATACCGATTTTGCTGTGTGTTATGGTCGGAAGGTATTACACCTTGATTATGGAAAGTAGTACGAAAAAAAATAATTTGGAATTACTTTGTAAAGTTTCGGTTTTGCCTTTTGTGACAGGGGTTATTGAATATTTGATTACAAGAAAAAGAGCTGGATATTTCGCTTTTCACAATCCAAATTATTTAGGAAGTGTGATGATGATGATTGCAGTTGCGAATTTATATTTTGCGTTTGAGAAAAAATCAAAATGGAATTTTATGATATTCTTTTTGAATATAGCAACATTGATTTTATCTGGTTCGAGATCGGCTCTAATTGGAATAACAGTTGGAGTATTCGTGTTATTTTATTACTTTTTTGAAAGAAAATATTTTATTGCGACAATAGTAGTTTTGGTTAGTTATATTATCGGAGTAATTTATGGATTTTTCCCATTTTTGCGAGAAAAAAGTATTATAGAATATTTTTGGTTGAGAGTGGATATAATAAAAATAGCAATTGGAATATTCGAAAAGACAAATATTCTTTATGGACACGGAAATTTTTATTATTATAAATTTACAAATTTTATTTATCCACACTCTCATAACGCATTGGTTGAATCACTTTTGAGTTATGGAGTTGTTGGAACATTGGCATTGTTAGTTGTTTTTTTGAGATACATTTATGAAATAATGAGAAATAATGAGAATAATATATTGAAGATATCTTTAATTTTAGGAGTAATTGCTCATAATTCTACTGATTTTGTAATTTTTTGGATACAGACAGTGCTATTATTTATAATGATTTTGTCTTATACTGAAAATAATAAGAGGATGAAAGAATACGGGATAAAGATATATTCTAATCATAGAAAAAATAAGAAAGAGAAAGGAAAAGAAAAAGATGAGAGATAA
- a CDS encoding DUF4300 family protein — protein MKKLLIIGLLIAAMSCSNSSKDEKNISNSGKTGVKQEDVKKPENKSNQNKELKELVYSNLVDKDTQNEAADALKDAGVNQESIDLFLKSVNFFNDSVKNQELIKQGFKISQNINPDYNEEILQKLWDEKNPKFPGFNCRITSFTIMRQFLKTSTFSLKDETKSLFLDEEALNNVPFLLFNDTEKKTFKTIFSAIATENTKNVNVHLKKVKDEWNRLGVKFSNNDKISMISMFFHSQISPEEENTLFIGHTGILLKLKDGKLLFLEKLAFQEPYQAIKFENRAQLKKYLTNKYDTEWGQPTARPFIMENAELMKD, from the coding sequence ATGAAGAAATTATTAATTATTGGACTTTTAATTGCAGCTATGAGTTGTTCAAATTCTAGTAAAGATGAAAAAAATATTTCAAATTCTGGGAAAACTGGTGTGAAACAGGAAGATGTAAAAAAACCTGAAAATAAATCGAATCAAAATAAGGAATTAAAGGAATTAGTTTATTCAAATTTGGTTGATAAAGATACGCAAAATGAAGCTGCTGACGCTTTAAAAGATGCAGGAGTGAATCAAGAAAGCATAGATTTATTTTTGAAAAGTGTGAATTTTTTTAATGATTCTGTAAAAAATCAAGAATTAATTAAACAAGGATTCAAAATTTCTCAAAATATAAATCCAGATTATAACGAAGAAATTCTTCAAAAATTGTGGGATGAGAAAAATCCTAAATTTCCAGGATTTAACTGTAGAATAACATCGTTTACTATTATGAGACAGTTTTTGAAAACGAGTACTTTTTCGCTTAAAGATGAGACAAAAAGTTTATTTTTAGACGAAGAAGCATTGAATAATGTGCCTTTTCTGTTATTTAATGACACAGAGAAAAAGACTTTTAAAACGATATTTTCAGCAATAGCTACGGAAAATACAAAAAACGTGAATGTGCATTTGAAAAAAGTAAAAGATGAATGGAATCGACTAGGAGTAAAATTTTCAAACAATGATAAAATCTCAATGATTTCGATGTTTTTCCATTCGCAAATTTCACCTGAGGAAGAAAACACACTTTTCATCGGTCACACAGGAATTCTGTTGAAATTAAAAGATGGAAAATTATTATTCTTAGAAAAATTGGCGTTCCAAGAACCGTATCAAGCTATAAAATTTGAGAATAGAGCTCAACTTAAAAAATATTTGACAAATAAATACGATACTGAATGGGGACAACCGACTGCAAGACCGTTTATAATGGAAAATGCAGAATTGATGAAAGATTAA
- a CDS encoding PTS-dependent dihydroxyacetone kinase phosphotransferase subunit DhaM, whose translation MVGIVVVSHSNKLAEEIINFAKVLQQEDFEIKNGGDVKNEIYGTNVDNVKDAIIEADQGEGVLVFVDMGSSVFNANQAIESLKGKINAQIADAPLVEGVISAVAANFDDTSLEELKIIAEESRNFKKSRK comes from the coding sequence ATGGTGGGAATTGTAGTAGTAAGCCATAGTAATAAATTGGCAGAAGAAATTATTAATTTTGCAAAAGTTTTGCAACAGGAAGATTTTGAAATAAAAAATGGTGGAGACGTAAAAAATGAGATTTACGGAACAAATGTCGACAATGTGAAAGATGCAATTATAGAGGCAGATCAAGGAGAAGGAGTTCTTGTGTTTGTCGATATGGGAAGTTCTGTTTTTAATGCAAATCAAGCAATCGAAAGTTTGAAAGGGAAAATAAATGCACAAATTGCAGATGCACCATTGGTAGAAGGTGTGATTTCAGCGGTTGCGGCAAATTTTGATGATACTTCATTGGAAGAATTGAAAATAATTGCAGAAGAAAGTAGAAATTTTAAGAAATCTAGAAAGTAG
- the rimM gene encoding ribosome maturation factor RimM (Essential for efficient processing of 16S rRNA), with protein MENLVNIGTIVGTHHLTGSVKINSMFEGIDVIVGERVLLEKDTRRKVLLVKSVKRINEKKAIINFEGINNIDLAKELNGLQIKIRRDLLPEKTEDDFYLKDLLGVEVFEKGEKIGEVIDIMETAAHDILVIQDIKNHKEILVPQIDVFVKKIDFDNNKMDVELIEGMREETDEN; from the coding sequence ATGGAAAATTTAGTTAATATTGGGACGATCGTTGGAACGCATCATTTGACGGGAAGCGTGAAGATAAATTCGATGTTTGAAGGTATAGATGTTATTGTTGGTGAAAGAGTTTTGCTTGAAAAGGATACTCGAAGAAAGGTTCTTTTGGTGAAAAGTGTTAAAAGAATTAATGAGAAAAAAGCGATTATAAATTTTGAGGGAATAAATAATATTGATTTGGCAAAAGAGTTGAATGGACTTCAAATAAAGATAAGACGGGACTTGCTTCCAGAAAAAACAGAAGACGATTTTTATTTAAAGGATTTGCTGGGAGTAGAAGTTTTTGAAAAAGGTGAAAAAATTGGAGAAGTTATAGACATTATGGAGACCGCAGCTCATGATATATTGGTAATTCAAGATATTAAAAACCATAAAGAAATATTGGTTCCGCAAATAGATGTTTTTGTGAAAAAAATAGATTTTGATAATAATAAAATGGATGTGGAGTTGATTGAGGGAATGAGAGAGGAAACAGATGAAAATTAG
- the trmD gene encoding tRNA (guanosine(37)-N1)-methyltransferase TrmD, which produces MKISVLTLFPEVFEMYLSQTILQRAIELGKMEYDIVNIRDYARNKHNQMDDMPFGGGAGMVLKPEAYWNYFQENFDFYGKENLNEEDLDGENNHEIGNENEDFKSENSKFKKPHVIFVTPQGKTLDHQKVMELAKKEELVIISGRYEGLDERVIEKFVDEEISIGDYVLSSGDLPSLVLLDSISRIKEGVIKKESFETDSFYNGLLGFPQYTRPVEIDGYEVPEVLRSGNHAKIDEFRYKKAIEKTIKNRKDLFEKKILEDEKFKKEYEKLFHGKSK; this is translated from the coding sequence ATGAAAATTAGTGTGTTGACTTTATTTCCAGAAGTTTTTGAGATGTATTTGTCACAAACGATTTTACAACGGGCTATTGAGCTTGGAAAAATGGAATATGATATTGTGAATATTAGGGATTATGCGAGAAATAAGCACAATCAGATGGATGATATGCCTTTTGGTGGAGGGGCTGGAATGGTTTTGAAGCCAGAGGCGTATTGGAATTATTTTCAAGAGAATTTTGATTTTTATGGAAAAGAAAATTTGAATGAAGAGGATTTAGATGGAGAAAATAATCATGAAATTGGAAATGAAAATGAAGATTTTAAATCTGAAAATTCAAAATTTAAAAAGCCACATGTTATTTTTGTGACTCCTCAAGGAAAGACTTTAGATCATCAAAAGGTTATGGAATTGGCGAAAAAAGAAGAGTTAGTGATAATTTCTGGTAGATATGAAGGTCTTGATGAGAGAGTGATTGAAAAATTTGTTGATGAGGAAATTTCGATTGGAGACTATGTTTTGAGTAGTGGTGATTTACCGAGTTTGGTTCTATTGGATTCGATTAGTAGAATAAAGGAAGGCGTTATAAAAAAAGAGTCATTTGAAACAGATTCATTTTATAATGGTCTTTTGGGATTTCCGCAATATACAAGACCTGTTGAAATTGATGGATATGAGGTTCCAGAAGTTTTGAGAAGTGGAAATCATGCGAAAATTGATGAGTTTAGGTATAAAAAGGCGATTGAAAAAACTATAAAAAATAGAAAAGATTTGTTTGAGAAAAAAATTTTAGAGGATGAAAAATTCAAGAAGGAATACGAGAAATTATTTCATGGGAAATCTAAGTAA
- a CDS encoding RNA methyltransferase has protein sequence MRDNIYVGLVHYPVYNRNEEVVATSVTNFDIHDISRTCRTYDIKKYFIITPVDAQQELTNRIINYWTEGDGIEFNKNRKEAFENTDLENSVETAIETIKKIEGKEPKIITTSARIFPNTTSYQDLGKEMVEDEAPYLILFGTGWGLTSEIMDMSYKILEPIRGKTKYNHLCVRSAVSIILDRLLGEN, from the coding sequence ATGAGAGATAATATTTATGTTGGATTAGTTCATTATCCAGTGTATAATAGAAATGAGGAAGTGGTAGCAACATCGGTAACGAACTTTGATATTCATGATATTTCGAGAACTTGTAGAACATATGATATAAAAAAATATTTTATTATCACGCCTGTTGATGCACAACAAGAATTAACGAATAGAATTATTAATTATTGGACAGAAGGTGACGGGATAGAATTTAATAAAAATAGAAAAGAGGCTTTTGAAAATACGGATTTAGAAAATTCTGTAGAAACTGCAATTGAGACAATAAAAAAAATAGAAGGGAAAGAGCCAAAAATAATAACAACTTCAGCAAGAATATTTCCTAATACTACGTCGTATCAAGATTTAGGAAAAGAAATGGTTGAAGATGAGGCACCGTATTTAATATTGTTTGGAACAGGTTGGGGATTGACAAGCGAAATTATGGATATGTCATACAAAATTTTGGAGCCGATTAGAGGTAAAACAAAATATAATCATTTATGTGTGAGAAGTGCAGTATCAATTATTTTAGATAGATTATTGGGAGAAAATTAG